One segment of Streptomyces sp. NBC_01463 DNA contains the following:
- a CDS encoding AMP-binding protein — protein MGSAGTVAELVQRQWGDHRPGLRHEGTVLSHHQVASGAAARAALLADLLPAGSEPHLGVLLDNTPEFPLWLSAAALAGAAVAGINPTRRGPELARDILHTECRVLVTERAHLKLLDGLALPGVRVLVADTDAYAALLAPYAGARPGDAVLNTPAPATRMLLYFTSGSTGAPKAAICTQGRLAAAGKSLVDHFGTGREDVHYICMPMFHGNAVIADWAPALSAGAAVALRRRFSASGFLADVRAHGATYFTYVGRAVQYLLATPERPDDREHPLRLGFGTEAGAVDAARFRERFGVRLVEGYGSSEGGAAIQRTPDTPPGAIGQAADRDDLAVVDPETGRERAAAVFGSGGKLLNGDRAIGELVNRGRTPFEGYWRNEAADAARVRDGWYWTGDLFFRDADGFLYFAGRTEDRLRVDSENLAAAMIENILARWTDAAAVAVYAVPDPVAGDQVMAALALREGARFDPEAFAAFLRDQPDLGTKMAPRFVRVVGSMPVTATNKVHRVGLRREGFWSGGPLWWNGEGGPYVPFGEERLAALVGEYEEHGRHELLSSHGGGV, from the coding sequence ATGGGGAGCGCAGGCACCGTCGCGGAGCTCGTACAGCGCCAGTGGGGCGACCACCGGCCCGGATTGAGACACGAGGGCACCGTCCTCAGTCATCACCAGGTCGCCTCGGGCGCTGCCGCACGGGCCGCGCTCCTGGCGGATCTGCTGCCCGCGGGCAGTGAACCGCACCTCGGGGTGCTGCTGGACAACACCCCGGAATTCCCGCTGTGGTTGAGCGCGGCGGCCCTGGCCGGGGCCGCCGTCGCCGGCATCAACCCGACCCGCCGCGGGCCCGAACTGGCCCGCGACATCCTGCACACGGAATGCCGGGTGCTGGTCACCGAGCGCGCCCATCTGAAGCTGCTCGACGGACTGGCGCTGCCGGGCGTACGGGTGCTGGTCGCCGACACCGACGCGTACGCCGCGCTCCTCGCCCCCTACGCCGGTGCCCGGCCGGGCGACGCGGTCCTGAACACGCCCGCGCCCGCGACCCGGATGCTCCTCTACTTCACCTCGGGTTCCACCGGCGCGCCCAAGGCCGCGATCTGCACCCAGGGGCGGCTCGCCGCTGCCGGGAAGTCGCTCGTCGACCACTTCGGGACTGGCCGCGAGGACGTCCACTACATCTGCATGCCGATGTTCCACGGCAACGCGGTGATCGCCGACTGGGCCCCCGCCCTGTCCGCGGGCGCCGCCGTCGCCCTGCGCCGGCGCTTCTCCGCCTCCGGCTTCCTGGCCGACGTACGCGCGCACGGCGCCACGTACTTCACCTATGTCGGCCGTGCCGTGCAGTACCTGCTGGCCACGCCCGAGCGCCCGGACGACCGCGAGCACCCGCTGCGGCTCGGCTTCGGCACGGAGGCCGGTGCCGTGGACGCGGCCCGCTTCCGGGAGCGCTTCGGGGTGCGGCTGGTCGAGGGGTACGGATCCTCGGAGGGCGGCGCGGCGATCCAGCGGACCCCGGACACCCCGCCCGGCGCGATCGGCCAGGCGGCGGACCGCGACGACCTCGCGGTCGTCGACCCGGAGACGGGCCGGGAGCGGGCCGCCGCGGTCTTCGGCAGCGGCGGGAAGCTGCTCAACGGGGACCGCGCGATAGGCGAGTTGGTCAACCGGGGCCGTACCCCGTTCGAGGGGTACTGGCGCAACGAGGCGGCGGACGCGGCCCGGGTGCGCGACGGCTGGTACTGGACCGGGGACCTGTTCTTCCGCGACGCCGACGGCTTCCTGTACTTCGCGGGCCGCACCGAGGACCGGCTGCGGGTCGACAGCGAGAACCTGGCCGCAGCGATGATCGAGAACATCCTGGCCCGCTGGACGGACGCGGCCGCCGTGGCCGTCTACGCGGTGCCCGACCCGGTCGCGGGCGACCAGGTGATGGCGGCCCTCGCGCTGCGCGAGGGGGCCCGCTTCGATCCGGAGGCGTTCGCCGCGTTCCTCCGCGACCAGCCCGACCTGGGGACGAAGATGGCCCCCCGGTTCGTGCGCGTCGTCGGATCGATGCCCGTGACGGCGACGAACAAGGTCCACCGGGTCGGGCTGCGACGCGAGGGATTCTGGTCCGGGGGGCCGTTGTGGTGGAACGGGGAGGGCGGTCCGTACGTACCGTTCGGCGAAGAACGACTCGCCGCTCTGGTGGGGGAGTACGAGGAGCACGGACGTCATGAGCTGCTGTCCTCACACGGTGGGGGAGTGTGA
- a CDS encoding lytic polysaccharide monooxygenase: protein MRKKTGVALVGLAVAGVSMFATSSASSHGYTDNPISRQKLCANGTVTNCGNIQWEPQSVEGPKGFPAAGPADGAICSGGHGEFAQLDDPRGGNWPATKVTAGQGFSFRWQFTARHATTDFRYYITKNGWDPTKPLKRSDLESQPFMTVPYNNQQPPATLTQQGTIPTQKTGKHIILSVWNIADTANAFYSCSDVQF, encoded by the coding sequence ATGCGTAAGAAGACAGGTGTGGCCCTGGTCGGTCTCGCGGTAGCGGGCGTCTCGATGTTCGCTACCAGCAGCGCCAGCAGCCACGGCTACACGGACAATCCCATCAGCCGTCAGAAGCTCTGTGCCAACGGCACGGTCACCAACTGCGGCAACATCCAGTGGGAGCCGCAGAGCGTCGAGGGCCCCAAGGGCTTCCCGGCGGCCGGTCCCGCCGACGGCGCGATCTGCTCCGGTGGTCACGGCGAGTTCGCCCAGCTCGACGACCCGCGCGGCGGGAACTGGCCCGCCACCAAGGTCACCGCGGGCCAGGGCTTCAGCTTCCGCTGGCAGTTCACCGCCCGGCACGCCACGACGGACTTCCGCTACTACATCACCAAGAACGGCTGGGACCCCACCAAGCCGCTCAAGCGCTCCGACCTGGAGTCGCAGCCGTTCATGACGGTGCCGTACAACAACCAGCAGCCCCCGGCCACCCTGACCCAGCAGGGCACCATTCCCACCCAGAAGACCGGGAAGCACATCATCCTGAGCGTCTGGAACATCGCCGACACGGCCAACGCCTTCTACTCGTGCTCGGATGTTCAGTTCTGA
- a CDS encoding sugar ABC transporter permease — protein MTVQPLSSAVAKSTGQEQGDPAGAGPPAPARTDAAPRPAGSRLRRTVRENLVAYLFLAAGVLCFALFSWYPIVRGALLGFQQVTFAQPAQWVGLDNFQRLIDDPLFLTAWKNTGYFTLLALVFGFAAPFVTAVVLNELRHGRSYLRMTVYLPVMLPPIVTMLLWRWFYDPGPGLFNNVLEVFHLPAQQWLESENLAMVSLVLVSTWANMGTTTLIYLAALGGIPGELYEAAELDGASIRQRLWHVTIPQMRFILMITLLLQVIGTMQVFVEPFVLTGGGPDDATVTVLLLLYRYAFVYNDFGLASAMSTLLFVVLGLFAGVYLRLTRTKG, from the coding sequence ATGACCGTGCAGCCGCTCTCCTCCGCCGTGGCGAAGAGCACCGGCCAGGAGCAGGGGGACCCGGCCGGTGCCGGGCCCCCCGCCCCGGCCCGTACCGACGCGGCCCCCCGGCCCGCCGGCTCCCGGCTGCGCCGGACGGTCCGCGAGAACCTGGTCGCCTACCTCTTCCTCGCCGCCGGTGTGCTCTGCTTCGCCCTGTTCTCCTGGTACCCGATCGTGCGCGGCGCGCTCCTCGGCTTCCAGCAGGTCACCTTCGCCCAGCCCGCCCAGTGGGTCGGCCTGGACAACTTCCAGCGGCTGATCGACGACCCGCTCTTCCTCACCGCCTGGAAGAACACCGGCTACTTCACGCTGCTCGCCCTGGTCTTCGGCTTCGCGGCCCCCTTCGTCACCGCCGTCGTCCTGAACGAACTGCGGCACGGCCGCTCCTACCTGCGGATGACCGTCTATCTGCCGGTCATGCTGCCGCCGATCGTCACCATGCTGCTCTGGCGCTGGTTCTACGATCCGGGCCCCGGCCTGTTCAACAACGTCCTGGAGGTCTTCCACCTCCCCGCCCAGCAGTGGCTGGAGTCGGAGAACCTCGCCATGGTCTCCCTGGTCCTCGTCTCCACCTGGGCCAACATGGGCACCACCACCCTGATCTACCTCGCCGCCCTCGGCGGCATCCCCGGCGAGCTCTACGAGGCGGCGGAGCTCGACGGGGCGTCGATCCGGCAGCGGCTGTGGCACGTCACGATCCCGCAGATGCGCTTCATCCTGATGATCACGCTGCTGCTCCAGGTCATCGGCACCATGCAGGTCTTCGTCGAACCCTTCGTCCTCACCGGCGGCGGACCCGACGACGCCACCGTCACCGTGCTCCTGCTGCTCTACCGCTACGCCTTCGTCTACAACGACTTCGGCCTGGCCAGCGCCATGAGCACGCTGCTCTTCGTGGTGCTCGGCCTCTTCGCGGGCGTCTACCTGCGCCTGACCCGGACCAAGGGCTGA
- a CDS encoding extracellular solute-binding protein: protein MNGLPGISRRQVLGSATAVALSLALTACGGSPSSSSGVDKNGVVTISVNGMPAKTQPVDRKNFMEDVKAFEKSHPKIRIDAREGQMDPKTFAAKLAGGQLEDVYYVYFTDPAGLIQRRQAADISKYVADVPFSKDIDPALLKVFKDADGKTYGLPTGNYSLGLLYNRALFKKAGLDPDKPPTSWEEVRTAAKKISALGDGTVGYADYSKNNQGGWHLTSWIYSMGGDVATQQNGTWKAAFDSDAGHKALQALHDMRWTDNSMGTRQLLEIADVQKMMGAGKLGMYMAGPDNIPTIVKQFERSYEDYGLAALPGTATLGGGDGFMFNPKASPEKIKAGLTWVQWKYLRGPEREAVDSKRAKKDGVPIGLPQPRLFTGAAQAETDRIRAQYANTPVKNYQPFVDRNAQVETKVEPPNAQQLYTILDGVMQSVLTKKDADIDQLLKDAAKKADAVLATVK, encoded by the coding sequence ATGAATGGCTTGCCCGGCATCAGCAGGCGTCAGGTTCTCGGTTCGGCGACAGCCGTCGCCCTGTCCCTCGCTCTCACCGCCTGCGGTGGTTCCCCCTCCTCGTCCTCCGGCGTGGACAAGAACGGCGTCGTGACGATCAGCGTCAACGGCATGCCGGCCAAGACCCAGCCGGTCGACCGGAAGAACTTCATGGAGGACGTCAAAGCCTTCGAGAAGAGCCACCCGAAGATCAGGATCGACGCCCGCGAGGGCCAGATGGACCCGAAGACCTTCGCCGCGAAGCTCGCCGGCGGCCAGCTGGAGGACGTCTACTACGTCTACTTCACCGACCCCGCGGGACTGATCCAGCGCCGCCAGGCCGCCGACATCAGCAAGTACGTCGCCGACGTGCCGTTCTCCAAGGACATCGACCCGGCGCTGCTCAAGGTCTTCAAGGACGCCGACGGCAAGACGTACGGCCTGCCCACCGGCAACTACTCGCTCGGCCTGCTCTACAACCGCGCCCTGTTCAAGAAGGCCGGCCTCGACCCCGACAAGCCGCCCACCAGCTGGGAAGAGGTCCGCACCGCCGCCAAGAAGATCAGCGCGCTGGGCGACGGCACGGTCGGATACGCCGACTACAGCAAGAACAACCAGGGCGGCTGGCACCTCACCTCGTGGATCTACTCCATGGGCGGCGACGTCGCCACGCAGCAGAACGGCACGTGGAAGGCGGCGTTCGACAGCGACGCCGGACACAAGGCCCTCCAGGCGCTGCACGACATGCGCTGGACCGACAACAGCATGGGCACCCGCCAGCTGCTGGAGATAGCCGACGTCCAGAAGATGATGGGCGCCGGCAAGCTCGGGATGTACATGGCGGGACCCGACAACATCCCCACCATCGTCAAGCAGTTCGAGCGCAGCTACGAGGACTACGGACTCGCCGCGCTGCCCGGCACGGCGACGCTCGGCGGCGGCGACGGATTCATGTTCAACCCGAAGGCCTCCCCGGAGAAGATCAAGGCCGGCCTCACCTGGGTGCAGTGGAAGTACCTGCGCGGCCCCGAGCGCGAGGCCGTCGACAGCAAGCGCGCCAAGAAGGACGGGGTGCCGATCGGCCTCCCGCAGCCCCGGCTGTTCACCGGCGCGGCCCAGGCGGAGACCGACCGGATCCGCGCGCAGTACGCCAACACCCCGGTCAAGAACTATCAGCCCTTCGTCGACCGCAACGCCCAGGTCGAGACCAAGGTCGAACCGCCCAACGCCCAGCAGCTCTACACGATCCTCGACGGTGTCATGCAGTCCGTGCTGACCAAGAAGGACGCGGACATCGACCAGCTCCTCAAGGACGCGGCGAAGAAGGCCGACGCCGTCCTCGCCACGGTGAAGTGA
- a CDS encoding LacI family transcriptional regulator has translation MTKRRLSQVAEFAGVSEATVSRVLNGSPDVASTTRDAVLSALDVCGIERPLRYRAPRAALIGLVVPDLQNPIFSAFAEALCGLLNKRGLIPVLCTRTADGVSEAHYIEMLLDQNIGGIVFIGASYADAGPAHGRALRERKVPMVLLNAADENLGVAQVRVDDALAAEQALNHLTALGHERIGMILGPLGHVPSARKLAGFAGFCSRRGIAADDWRRRVVHALFTMEGGATALPRLLAEGVTAVVCASDALALGAVRGARRQGLSVPHDLSVVGFDDSPFMVATEPPLTTARQPIQAMATAAVAALVAQIDGHATANDLMMFDTELIVRGSTAARPR, from the coding sequence GTGACGAAACGACGACTCTCCCAAGTGGCCGAGTTCGCGGGTGTCAGCGAGGCGACGGTCAGCCGCGTCCTCAACGGCAGCCCCGATGTGGCGAGCACGACCCGTGACGCGGTGCTGAGCGCGCTGGACGTGTGCGGCATCGAACGGCCGCTGCGCTACCGGGCCCCGCGCGCCGCACTGATCGGCCTGGTCGTGCCCGACCTGCAGAACCCGATCTTCTCCGCGTTCGCCGAGGCGCTGTGCGGGCTGCTCAACAAGCGCGGACTGATACCCGTGCTGTGCACCCGCACCGCCGACGGCGTCTCCGAGGCGCACTACATCGAGATGCTGCTCGACCAGAACATCGGCGGCATCGTCTTCATCGGCGCCAGCTACGCCGACGCGGGCCCCGCGCACGGCCGGGCGCTGCGGGAGCGCAAGGTGCCTATGGTGCTGCTCAACGCCGCGGACGAGAACCTCGGAGTGGCCCAGGTCAGGGTGGACGACGCGCTCGCCGCCGAGCAGGCGCTGAACCACCTGACCGCGCTGGGGCACGAGCGGATCGGGATGATCCTCGGACCGCTCGGGCACGTCCCGTCGGCGCGCAAGCTCGCCGGGTTCGCGGGTTTCTGCAGCCGGCGCGGGATCGCCGCGGACGACTGGCGCAGGCGGGTGGTGCACGCGCTGTTCACCATGGAGGGCGGGGCCACCGCGCTGCCCCGGCTGCTTGCCGAGGGGGTCACCGCGGTCGTTTGCGCAAGCGACGCGCTCGCGCTCGGCGCGGTCCGGGGCGCCCGCCGGCAAGGGCTCTCGGTGCCGCACGACCTCTCGGTCGTCGGCTTCGACGATTCCCCGTTCATGGTGGCCACCGAGCCCCCGCTGACCACGGCCAGACAGCCCATCCAGGCCATGGCGACGGCCGCGGTCGCCGCGCTCGTGGCGCAGATCGACGGCCACGCCACTGCAAACGACCTGATGATGTTCGACACCGAACTGATCGTCCGCGGCTCGACCGCCGCACGCCCCCGCTGA
- a CDS encoding SPFH domain-containing protein, which translates to MRSTVSDSSGNPENPDSHPEYREEKDGEERYGAVPVREWVGPDGAGRVTDAWAAADERAGAAGGWAVGDEPGVSGEPDAPPAAGPDSVVDLVLDLVPGEGERERGGSGFGATSASVSVPGPAARADGEDDPADASGTEGPLVEDSPSASGLLPAPAPESGPSAGADSSGGSGGESGLDPEAAARATVAETGMLVMAGAAAPETPASASESVPVSASVVSAPSLSVFTGEDTAEIRADIRTDPRTDTGRHQAVIANERTASIPVHLLFRDEPEAGADVTALPATVVRRAVGGEQAGVRRPPVPRTPQVRPSTRPAPVADPKLHERPGPALPGWVALLTGLGGIAAAGGVLWWTGAVPARLLARVGLGPRPYDGLGMGAWAALALLATVVLFALGGLSRGRVGYAWVLTLFGQYRGSVRRTGLMWVSPLLLRRRIDVRLRHWRSEPLPAMDANGTALRVVVLVVWRVKDTVRATLGIEDHEEYLREQVEAAMARVLSQLPADAFHEDAHTLRNAEAVGDALTRMLKADCEPVGIEVYSAQPTGIEYAPEVAAAMQRRRIAAIDAKHRDSVLTSVVDAVDDTVNRLTARGLVELDDYERKSLVKDLTVAFYTGRSGGEGA; encoded by the coding sequence ATGCGATCCACGGTGTCGGACAGCTCCGGGAACCCGGAGAACCCGGACAGCCACCCGGAGTACCGGGAGGAGAAGGACGGGGAGGAGAGGTACGGGGCGGTCCCGGTACGGGAGTGGGTGGGGCCGGACGGGGCGGGCCGGGTGACGGACGCCTGGGCCGCGGCGGACGAGCGGGCCGGTGCGGCCGGCGGCTGGGCGGTGGGGGACGAGCCGGGCGTGTCGGGTGAGCCCGACGCACCTCCGGCCGCCGGGCCGGACTCCGTCGTCGACCTCGTGCTCGACCTGGTGCCGGGCGAGGGCGAACGCGAGCGCGGGGGCTCCGGCTTCGGCGCGACCTCGGCCTCGGTGTCGGTCCCGGGCCCGGCTGCCCGGGCCGACGGGGAGGACGACCCGGCCGACGCATCCGGCACCGAGGGGCCACTCGTCGAGGACAGTCCGAGCGCCTCGGGCCTGCTGCCCGCCCCCGCACCGGAGTCCGGTCCCTCGGCAGGCGCTGATTCCAGCGGCGGTTCCGGAGGCGAATCCGGCTTGGACCCGGAGGCTGCGGCGCGGGCGACCGTCGCCGAGACGGGGATGCTGGTGATGGCCGGAGCGGCCGCCCCCGAGACCCCCGCATCCGCGTCCGAGTCCGTCCCCGTGTCCGCCTCCGTCGTGTCCGCCCCGTCCCTGTCGGTGTTCACCGGCGAGGACACCGCCGAGATCCGTGCCGACATCCGCACCGACCCCCGCACCGACACCGGCCGCCACCAGGCCGTCATCGCCAACGAACGCACCGCCTCCATCCCCGTGCACCTGCTCTTCCGCGACGAGCCCGAGGCCGGCGCGGACGTCACCGCGCTGCCCGCCACCGTCGTGCGCAGGGCCGTCGGGGGAGAGCAGGCCGGGGTCCGGAGGCCGCCGGTGCCGCGGACACCGCAGGTGCGGCCCTCGACCAGGCCGGCCCCGGTCGCCGACCCGAAGCTCCACGAGCGTCCAGGCCCCGCACTGCCCGGGTGGGTCGCGCTCCTCACCGGGCTCGGCGGGATCGCCGCCGCCGGCGGGGTCCTGTGGTGGACCGGGGCGGTGCCCGCCCGGCTGCTGGCCCGGGTCGGTCTCGGGCCGCGCCCGTACGACGGGCTCGGCATGGGCGCCTGGGCGGCGCTCGCGCTGCTGGCGACCGTGGTGCTCTTCGCGCTCGGCGGTCTGAGCCGGGGCCGGGTCGGGTACGCATGGGTGCTGACGCTCTTCGGGCAGTACCGCGGCAGCGTGCGGCGGACCGGGCTGATGTGGGTCAGCCCGCTGCTGCTGCGCCGCCGGATCGACGTACGCCTGCGGCACTGGCGCAGCGAGCCGCTGCCCGCGATGGACGCCAACGGCACCGCGCTGCGGGTCGTCGTCCTCGTCGTGTGGCGGGTCAAGGACACCGTGCGGGCGACGCTGGGCATCGAGGACCACGAGGAGTACCTGCGGGAGCAGGTGGAGGCGGCCATGGCGCGGGTCCTGTCCCAGCTGCCCGCCGACGCCTTCCACGAGGACGCGCACACCCTGCGCAACGCGGAGGCGGTCGGTGACGCGCTGACCCGGATGCTGAAGGCAGACTGCGAGCCCGTCGGCATCGAGGTGTACTCGGCCCAGCCGACCGGGATCGAGTACGCGCCGGAGGTGGCGGCGGCCATGCAGCGGCGCCGGATCGCGGCCATCGACGCCAAGCACCGCGACAGCGTGCTGACTTCGGTGGTGGACGCCGTGGACGACACCGTCAACCGGCTGACCGCCCGTGGCCTCGTGGAGCTCGACGACTACGAACGCAAGTCCCTGGTCAAGGACTTGACGGTGGCCTTCTACACCGGCCGCAGCGGTGGGGAGGGCGCCTGA
- a CDS encoding peptidoglycan-binding protein, translating into MTVPAFEEYVPAIDCTCAGCAVQRRTAAAGLPTRHGGHPAAHGARRAMVLVTAAGVVLSAGLAESASAAVDPAPVADPGAAADTGPATDTADPGTGPDSPQGGPGPLQGAGASGPPASQTAAPALRKTTRADIINRAKKWVAAQVPYSMEKYWSDGYRQDCSGYVSMAWNLAGNEWTGSLATYGTRIAREDLQPGDILLFHNPADPAKGSHVTIFGGWTDYTHTHYTAYEQTKPHTRKQTTPMAYWSNSGSYVAYRYKGLTTGTGGSGSTTTPFPGAGKFGGGADNAYVTQLGKMLVGRGGKRFYKVGPGPAWSSADRQATQAFQKAQGWKGKEADGIPGPDTWRLLVNGTGHDIPAAGGSGGSTAVPAFPGRSYFRPGQSNSHVDKLGKQLVKKGYGKYYLSGPGPRWTEADRRNVEAFQKAQGWRGTEADGYPGPETWRRLFA; encoded by the coding sequence ATGACTGTGCCGGCCTTCGAGGAGTACGTACCTGCCATTGACTGCACCTGTGCGGGGTGCGCCGTCCAACGGCGGACCGCCGCCGCCGGTCTGCCGACGCGCCACGGAGGACATCCGGCCGCGCACGGAGCCCGCCGCGCGATGGTGCTGGTCACCGCAGCGGGGGTGGTGCTCAGCGCCGGTCTCGCGGAGAGCGCGAGCGCGGCGGTCGACCCGGCCCCGGTGGCGGACCCGGGAGCCGCGGCGGACACCGGACCCGCGACGGACACGGCCGATCCGGGGACCGGACCGGACAGTCCGCAGGGCGGCCCGGGTCCGTTGCAGGGCGCCGGGGCCTCCGGCCCGCCGGCCTCCCAGACGGCCGCGCCCGCCCTGCGCAAGACCACCCGCGCCGACATCATCAACCGCGCGAAGAAGTGGGTCGCGGCCCAGGTCCCGTACAGCATGGAGAAGTACTGGTCGGACGGGTACCGCCAGGACTGCTCCGGCTATGTCTCGATGGCCTGGAACCTGGCCGGCAACGAGTGGACCGGCAGCCTCGCCACGTACGGGACGCGCATCGCCCGGGAGGACCTCCAGCCCGGCGACATCCTGCTCTTCCACAACCCGGCCGACCCTGCGAAGGGCTCGCACGTCACGATCTTCGGCGGCTGGACCGACTACACGCACACCCACTACACGGCGTACGAGCAGACGAAGCCGCACACCCGCAAGCAGACGACGCCCATGGCGTACTGGTCCAACTCGGGCAGCTATGTCGCCTACCGCTACAAGGGGCTGACGACCGGGACCGGTGGCAGCGGCTCGACGACGACGCCGTTCCCGGGCGCCGGGAAGTTCGGCGGCGGCGCGGACAACGCCTACGTCACCCAGCTCGGCAAGATGCTCGTCGGCCGGGGCGGCAAGCGCTTCTACAAGGTCGGGCCCGGCCCCGCCTGGAGCAGCGCCGACCGGCAGGCGACCCAGGCGTTCCAGAAGGCCCAGGGCTGGAAGGGCAAGGAGGCCGACGGCATCCCCGGCCCCGACACCTGGCGCCTGCTGGTGAACGGAACCGGCCACGACATCCCGGCGGCCGGCGGTTCGGGCGGCTCCACGGCTGTCCCGGCCTTTCCCGGGCGGAGCTATTTCCGGCCGGGTCAGTCCAACAGCCATGTCGACAAGCTCGGCAAACAGTTGGTGAAGAAGGGATACGGCAAGTACTACCTGTCGGGCCCCGGACCCCGGTGGACCGAGGCGGACCGGCGCAATGTCGAGGCCTTCCAGAAGGCACAGGGCTGGCGGGGCACGGAGGCCGACGGCTATCCGGGCCCGGAGACCTGGCGGCGACTCTTCGCGTGA
- a CDS encoding MFS transporter: MTNSASTTASAPGDLAGRREWTAFVVLLLPLLLVSMDVSVLFFAIPSIDRDLAPSATQQLWIFDVYAFALAGLLITMGSLGDRIGRRKLLLFGAVAFSAASVGAAYATSPEMLIAARALLGIGGATLMPSTMGLVRNMFRDERQRGRAIGIWSGAMAGGIALGSVLSGIMLEHFWWGSVFLINVPAMVLLLVLVPVLVPEFKDPDPGRFDFLSVPLSMGSVLPVVYGIKETAAEGMDLRNALVIAAGLAVGWVFVRRQRTRTDAMVSRELFRDRNFAAGIGLNALAAFAMMGSSFFTTQYLQSVLGMSTMEASLWSLAPSLAVGAAAPAATAIAQRTDRARVICAGFVIAAAGFGVLALSGTDSLAILLIGAAVMSSGIVTVMALVSDLALSTSPPEKAGSAASLLETGQEFGGALGMALLGAVATAVYTADMPDAAPEAARKTLPGALSTGDGSLIAIGRDAFVHSMQYASVAGGLLLLLGAVLAVTQLRRAALSHSPTV, encoded by the coding sequence ATGACGAACTCAGCGAGCACCACCGCCTCGGCCCCCGGCGATCTCGCCGGCCGTCGGGAGTGGACCGCATTCGTGGTCCTGCTCCTGCCGCTCCTCCTGGTCTCCATGGACGTGTCCGTCCTCTTCTTCGCGATCCCGTCCATCGACCGGGACCTCGCACCCAGCGCCACCCAGCAGCTCTGGATCTTCGATGTGTACGCCTTCGCGCTGGCCGGCCTCCTCATCACGATGGGCTCGCTCGGCGACCGCATCGGGCGCCGCAAGCTGCTGCTGTTCGGGGCGGTCGCCTTCAGCGCCGCATCGGTCGGCGCCGCCTACGCCACCAGCCCCGAGATGCTCATCGCGGCCCGCGCCCTGCTCGGCATCGGCGGAGCGACACTGATGCCCTCGACCATGGGCCTGGTGCGGAACATGTTCCGCGACGAGCGGCAGCGCGGCCGGGCCATCGGGATCTGGTCCGGCGCCATGGCGGGCGGCATCGCGCTCGGCTCGGTGCTCAGCGGCATCATGCTGGAGCACTTCTGGTGGGGCTCCGTCTTCCTGATCAACGTGCCCGCGATGGTGCTGCTGCTGGTCCTGGTGCCGGTCCTGGTACCGGAGTTCAAGGACCCGGACCCGGGCCGCTTCGACTTCCTGAGCGTGCCGCTGTCGATGGGGTCCGTGCTCCCGGTCGTCTACGGGATCAAGGAGACCGCCGCCGAGGGGATGGATCTGCGCAACGCACTGGTCATCGCCGCCGGGCTGGCCGTCGGCTGGGTCTTCGTCCGGCGGCAGCGCACCCGGACCGACGCGATGGTCAGCCGGGAGCTGTTCCGCGACCGGAACTTCGCCGCCGGGATCGGGCTGAACGCGCTGGCCGCGTTCGCCATGATGGGCTCGTCCTTCTTCACCACCCAGTACCTGCAGTCGGTCCTCGGCATGAGCACGATGGAGGCCTCGCTGTGGAGCCTGGCCCCGTCATTGGCGGTGGGCGCGGCCGCTCCGGCGGCCACGGCGATCGCCCAGCGCACCGACCGTGCCCGGGTGATCTGCGCGGGCTTCGTCATCGCAGCGGCCGGCTTCGGTGTCCTGGCCCTGTCGGGTACGGACTCGCTGGCGATCCTGCTCATCGGCGCGGCCGTGATGAGCAGCGGGATCGTCACCGTGATGGCGCTCGTCTCGGACCTGGCCCTGTCCACCAGCCCGCCGGAGAAGGCGGGTTCGGCGGCCTCGCTGCTGGAGACGGGCCAGGAGTTCGGCGGGGCGCTGGGGATGGCGCTGCTGGGTGCGGTGGCGACCGCGGTCTACACGGCGGACATGCCGGACGCGGCCCCGGAGGCGGCGCGCAAGACGCTGCCGGGGGCGCTGTCCACCGGCGACGGCTCGCTCATCGCGATCGGCCGGGACGCCTTCGTGCACAGCATGCAGTACGCCTCGGTGGCCGGCGGGCTGCTGCTCCTGCTGGGAGCGGTGCTGGCGGTGACCCAGCTGCGGCGGGCGGCCCTGTCACACTCCCCCACCGTGTGA